From a single Brassica napus cultivar Da-Ae chromosome C9, Da-Ae, whole genome shotgun sequence genomic region:
- the LOC106375534 gene encoding uncharacterized protein LOC106375534 yields MSRFLSKTLIPYGRFFLRRFNEPALRTTSQSLVCFSRRPYSSKPHVIEIDLDSSSSATSKAEAEAAVLKKLNEFVRRIVVQNSTPDWLPFAPGSSFWVPPHQSTAAKIANLVDRVTNPLTEEEAFSLFSLSGSPRSSFFIPLDDGSSSTQEVEGSVELNIPGNEMLEVKLAHFPDPFYSFKHGGDDEE; encoded by the exons atgTCCCGATTCTtgtcaaaaaccctaattccctaCGGGAGATTCTTCCTCCGTCGCTTCAACGAGCCGGCGTTAAGAACAACGTCGCAAAGCCTCGTCTGTTTCAGCCGCCGTCCCTATTCCTCAAAGCCGCACGTCATCGAGATCGACCTCGATTCTTCCTCGTCAGCGACGTCCAAAGCCGAGGCCGAAGCCGCGGTTCTGAAGAAGCTGAACGAGTTCGTTCGGAGGATCGTCGTTCAGAATTCGACTCCTGATTGGCTCCCTTTCGCCCCAGGCTCATCCTTCTGGGTCCCGCCTCATCAGAGCACGGCCGCGAAGATCGCCAATTTGGTCGACAGGGTGACGAATCCGTTGACGGAGGAGGAAGCTTTCTCTCTGTTCTCTCTTTCTGGCTCGCCTCGTTCCTCTTTCTTCATTCCTCTAG ATGACGGTTCTTCGTCTACACAAGAGGTAGAAGGTAGCGTGGAGTTGAACATTCCGGGGAATGAGATGCTGGAAGTCAAGCTAGCGCATTTTCCTGATCCTTTTTACTCGTTTAAACATGGAGGAGACGATGAAGAGTGA